tctgagtgcccccccccccccccaaatatatataaatatattaatgcttgtaaaaaataatgtttgtataagagacagaagagggaaaaaagcttGAAAGTTTCATTATTACGTGTCAACATATCAAACTGTTTTTAACAACTGAAGTCCTGCGATCTTTATTAGAAATGtgaaaaatggaaacatttcatTAAATCAGTTTGAAATTCTGTGCGTTTCCTgtcgtgcgtgcgtgcgtgcgtgcgtgtgtgtgtgctgctgttgccatgtgCCTCCTGACCTCGGGAGCAGCAGGAGTAACCTGACCCTCCTCCCATCTGCCTCCCCTGCTGCTCAGCCCCGCTTCAGGGAGGCCGCGATAATGGAGCCTTACCAGGGGGTACAGGTGCACCGGTCGTCGCACCTACAGGTGCCCTGCTCCACCTGGGTCACAAACACACGCAAGAAAAGCACTTGACCGTAATTGGATCCCTAAAACGGCGTGAGCAAAGGGGCCCTAATGCTGCCTCATTTTCACCTGACTGGGCGCTGCCGTCTTTGACTGTTTACAGCAGAGCAGGATGACATTCTGTCATTACTGACACGTTTTATTTCTCCTTCTATCACACCGAGGCAAAGCCCTATTTTCACCCGTCAGGTGTCCTTTTTGTGTTGTCGCCGGGGCCCCTCCGAGGACGACGAAGCTCCGTTCGCGTTGTTCCGGGTCACGTCAAGTCACCCGACGGAGCGACCCAAAGCTGCAGGACTCTAAGAGACAAACAGATGTTTTACTGCTGCAgaggtgacccccccaccccctctccccaccccacacacaccctctatGATGGTTCTATTAAGAAGGGAATTTATGATTGGGGCCCTGAGTGCATCTCTGTGGCAGCAGAGCGGCGTCTGTTGAGCCACCGGAGCGGTGATTTAGCGCCCATCAGTCTGATCAGCGACAGAATGGGGGGTGAAGGGTcgggcagggggaggaggagggaggggaagggaggggggcggggcttcacaATATCTTTATGCAGTTAAAATGATGCGGAGGACGACTGAGATAAAGGAAGAAAAGTGAGTGGTGGTCCTAAAAACGTGAGAGGTGGGAGATTTTTTGCGAGGTCATTAAAGTgatagtgtttttatttatttttaaaaatcgagCTATGTGCAGTAatcaaaaatgtgtttaaagttgATCATTCGGTTTGCGTTTATGAAGTCGACCGGAAGCCACGTGTCCtttggaaaatatttttttattattattccaatAGACAACAACAATATACACATACAATCAAAGCGCTATAAAAGCcacatttaagaaaaataacTCGTCCTTAAAAAAGATTGCATCTAAAGTAAGAGCTTTACGTTcatatttttttacttttttttattttatttttttttacaagagcTGCGGAGATTGAAGAGTACAACCCGACCCACGACGAAGATCACAACTCATACTGTAAATTCGACTCAAAAGaactaaaaaataaattaaggaaaggggggggaaaagcaaaacattttGGCTATACGACATGTAAACTCCCAGAACGATTCACAGGGAAAACGATCACAACACAACAATAAGTTACATAAAAtaattagaataaataaataaataagcatatGATGAAAAATATTGCAACAATCTtcaagaataataataaaatatgtgCCAGCATCCAAAATTAAAACAGTCtatgaatttattttttaaggcAGTTTTACAGCGGGATTTGGATGTGTACGTAGGCTGTCGGACTATTTACTAAAGGCATTTGTGGTTCTACTAATTCAGTCACGCTTGTCCCCCCAAGGTTGATAAGTTCTGTCGTTCCCAACCTGTAAAGCTACACTGAGAAGAGCAATCACAGTCGGTGAATCTGAGAAAAAAGGCTTTGACGGGGGGAGAAGGGTGTCTGAGAGTCTGGAGACATTTCTTAGGTCTAGAAGCTATCGTCGAACACATGTGCTGTCCTAAAAAAATACCCTTTAACAGTCAAACTAACGCTTtgtattcttttcttttttttcccgatAAACTAATTTGAGAAAATGAAATCTCAAAATAGGCCTATATGTCGTTTAAATATAGAGAGAAGCGTTGAACAATCACTGATTGGCATGGAAAAGACACCACTTAAACATCGAACCGCTCTGCCTTTCAGTGGCCTAAACTTATGGCAGTGACATCACACACTCTTTTTACAGTAACTTCTTCTTCTAattctttttttgtcttgttgATGGTTGAAATTCCTCTCCGCGAAAGGCACGAGTTTTGTGGGTTCTTAGCAGGCGGGTCGCACCGGCATCTGCAGCAGGATGACCTGCCTGTTCTCCGACGGGTGGCACTTGTTTATGTGCCTGGTGAGGCCCGGCGAGCTGTAGAGGGTGGCGGGGCAGTATTTGCACGGGTAAATCTGCGAGGAGTGCATGAGGCGCAGGTGTCTCTCCTGGCTGGCCCTGCTGGTGAAGCTCTCCCCGCACACCGGGCACAGCAGGCAATCCACCGGACTCAGATTGAGGGGGCTTTGGTTTGAGGcttcctctgaggaggaggaggaggaggatgaggagaaggaggaggataaaGAGGATGAGACCGAAGCCTGCTCTGGCACGCGGTTGCCTGTTTGAATCCCGTGCTCCTCCAGGACTTTCTTTTGCAGAGCCTGGTGCCCCATGATGTGTTTTCTTAGGTATGCCTGCCGCTTGAACCTCTTCCCGCAGAACTGGCAGTCGTATGAGCCGTCTTCGGACCCCGACTCGGACAGGCCCGGACTCGGGGTGTCTCTGTCACTCGTGTCTTTGGCTTCATCGGAGACTGATTTGACGCCGAGCGTTGGTATTTTGGCCATTTCGGGTTTGACGCCCTGCGCGGGCGGCAGCGCCGGCGCGCCGGTGGTCCTGGGCTTGTGCCAGCGGCGGTGAGAGGCGAGGTTGGCCGGACAGCTGAACATCTTATCGCACTCGGGACACCGGTACTCGACCCTGACGATGCGCGAGCACTTGTGCTGAGCTAAAGAGAAGGGGTCCGCGTACGCCTCCTTGCACAGCTGACACACGAACTCCCCTAAAGGCTTGTTCCCCCCGGAGGTGTGCGCCCTCGGCTTCACCTCCACCGGCCCCTCTTTGATTTTGAGACCGAGCACGGGAGAAGTCGTCACCTCGTCTTCAAAGTTGAGTTTTCGGATGGCTTTGGGTTTCTTGGAGGCGGGCTTTGATTTGCGCTCTGTGCCGTCAGCCGCGGCTCTTTTGGTACCGACCTGGTTGCTTGGTGCCGggaggctgctggtggaggtggaggtgccgCTGCGGCTGCTGTTGCTAGTGCCGATCTTCAAGTCCACGGGGGCGTACACGAGGTGATCCAGGCCGGAGAGGGAGGCGGGAGTCGGGAATGACTCGGCAGAAATAGGTGAGCCCAGATTGAAACTTCGCTCTAAATATTCCCTGTCGTGCTCCTTGCTGATGGGCCGGGTGGGGCTGTACAGAGCTTGGCACACCGCCTCCGGGTTGCCGAACTGTTCGGGCTTCCCCAGTCTTGGCACGGGCGCCTCGGCCGCGGCGAAACCGGGCGAAGCCGCAGCGCGGTCCGGACTGGACGCCACGGACATCGGCGGGGAGGGGTCCGTCTGGCACGGCAAGGCAGCGGGGGTGGGTGGCTCCTGGAGGTCATCTTCGTCTGACCGCGTCCTGTAGGAAACATGTGCAGatttcttgtttctttttacCAGGAATCCTTTGGGCATCTTGGCGACGATGGGCGGAAAGGCACTTCAGGCAGGTGGCTGATGTTTCGAGTATCCAGGTTTATTTAAAAGGAGCTTGTGGGACTTTATCTCCCCGCTATCGATCCTTCTGTTGCTGAAATGTTTTCGTCGCCAAAGCATAGCTCCACTCTTTTTATGCCGGAATGATGCTATTGTTCTAGCCCCCCCTGTTGCAGCGTCCCCGACCAATCGGGTGAAAGTAAGATCCCAGCGGATTTGATTGTGGGAGGGCTCAGAGAGCGGGTTTGGTGGATTTCGTTGGAGGATGTGCAGATAGCTCAGCAGATGCGCTGGCGGTTTATTACATTAATGCGTGCGCTCGGCCCCTCCCTGACCGAGGCACACGCCGGGACCCTCCTCTTTTTACGGTCTGATGGACCCCTATGCAACCGCACACGTGCCACGGCTTTGTGGCTCTCCTGTGGGGGTCCCGGAGCTGCCAAAAGGAAATGTCCGTCACTGCCACCATCATCACAGTttaggatgatgatgaggataagACAAGCTTGATTAAATCCAAACCGGGAGCTCTGACCCAACGACTGAAGCGAATATAACAGCAAATCTGACACTCGAGTATTTTCTGTTTCTTCGTCATCTTCTCGCGCCTCCGCGCGTATTTACGCACGGCCTTCAACGCTTTGCGCGATTGTTTTATGATGTCTTCATAGAGTTGCGTCCAACAAACATCATCGAGGagcgtttctttctttttgaggCACGTGTCTGTCGCGGTAGTTTAACTCGACATATAAATCAGTCACCTCGCTGCATACATAAGT
Above is a genomic segment from Takifugu rubripes chromosome 2, fTakRub1.2, whole genome shotgun sequence containing:
- the insm1b gene encoding insulinoma-associated protein 1b, with product MPKGFLVKRNKKSAHVSYRTRSDEDDLQEPPTPAALPCQTDPSPPMSVASSPDRAAASPGFAAAEAPVPRLGKPEQFGNPEAVCQALYSPTRPISKEHDREYLERSFNLGSPISAESFPTPASLSGLDHLVYAPVDLKIGTSNSSRSGTSTSTSSLPAPSNQVGTKRAAADGTERKSKPASKKPKAIRKLNFEDEVTTSPVLGLKIKEGPVEVKPRAHTSGGNKPLGEFVCQLCKEAYADPFSLAQHKCSRIVRVEYRCPECDKMFSCPANLASHRRWHKPRTTGAPALPPAQGVKPEMAKIPTLGVKSVSDEAKDTSDRDTPSPGLSESGSEDGSYDCQFCGKRFKRQAYLRKHIMGHQALQKKVLEEHGIQTGNRVPEQASVSSSLSSSFSSSSSSSSSEEASNQSPLNLSPVDCLLCPVCGESFTSRASQERHLRLMHSSQIYPCKYCPATLYSSPGLTRHINKCHPSENRQVILLQMPVRPAC